In one Rhodopirellula halodulae genomic region, the following are encoded:
- a CDS encoding glycosyltransferase family 4 protein: MSAVLPSNSDSNSSSPKETQPFPKRDLPTDAVMDGSDISPSADRPHPAEVLNSADRLDAKVVFLTHYIPLYQVRVLQEITRRIRDFQILLSTPIEPNRNFELDWSELQVQVQKTVTLRRRWRHAKAGFDDPLFVHVPYDTISQLKRLSPDVVVSHELGARSLAAARYCRRSGARLVLATFMSEHTEQGRGRMRSWARRRLLRSADAITYNGPSCRDYLLSLGARPEQLFHLPYAADDRTIAKEIAPRDESSVRRRLLCIGQLTQRKGVLPLVQQASQFCASYNESLKITFVGDGPCRSELERLASGQATESIAKPDPKLTIHVLGNRPAAELPELMRQHGAIIAPTLADEWLLVTNEGMHAGMPIVGSVYAQSVTTLIQDGRNGWQYDPLADESDSNSAHAISGLSGALQRYLAASDETIANMRVQAREDIRDYTPERSADGALQAIRSALSNRKPTASREMSGNGE; this comes from the coding sequence ATGTCCGCCGTTTTGCCATCCAACTCAGACTCCAATTCATCGTCACCGAAGGAAACGCAGCCCTTTCCAAAACGTGACCTTCCCACGGATGCAGTCATGGATGGCAGCGACATATCGCCCTCGGCTGATCGACCGCATCCTGCGGAAGTTCTGAATTCAGCGGACAGGCTCGACGCGAAAGTCGTTTTTCTAACGCACTACATTCCCCTGTATCAGGTTCGCGTTCTGCAAGAGATCACGCGTCGCATCCGTGACTTTCAAATCTTGCTGAGCACGCCGATCGAACCCAATCGCAACTTTGAATTGGATTGGTCGGAACTGCAGGTGCAGGTGCAAAAGACGGTCACGCTTCGTCGACGTTGGCGACATGCCAAAGCGGGCTTTGATGACCCACTGTTTGTGCATGTCCCCTATGACACGATCAGCCAACTGAAACGGTTATCACCGGACGTCGTGGTGTCACACGAACTCGGTGCCCGTTCGCTCGCGGCCGCCCGGTATTGCCGACGGTCGGGTGCACGACTGGTGCTGGCAACCTTCATGAGCGAACACACCGAACAAGGTCGTGGTCGCATGAGAAGTTGGGCCAGACGACGTTTGCTCCGATCCGCGGACGCCATCACGTACAACGGCCCGTCATGCCGCGACTATCTGCTTTCGCTGGGCGCACGTCCCGAACAACTTTTTCACCTGCCATACGCTGCGGACGATCGAACGATCGCCAAGGAAATCGCACCGCGTGACGAAAGCTCCGTGCGGCGGCGTTTGCTTTGCATCGGGCAACTGACACAACGCAAAGGCGTGCTGCCGCTGGTTCAACAAGCCAGCCAATTCTGCGCATCCTATAACGAATCGCTGAAGATCACCTTTGTCGGTGACGGACCCTGTCGTTCGGAACTTGAAAGACTCGCCTCCGGCCAGGCCACCGAATCAATCGCCAAACCGGACCCCAAACTCACAATCCATGTTTTGGGCAATCGCCCCGCCGCGGAATTGCCGGAATTGATGCGTCAACACGGTGCCATCATCGCTCCGACCTTGGCCGATGAGTGGCTGCTCGTGACTAACGAAGGCATGCATGCGGGAATGCCGATTGTTGGCAGCGTCTACGCCCAATCGGTCACCACGCTGATTCAAGACGGTCGCAACGGTTGGCAATACGACCCGCTGGCTGACGAATCCGATTCCAACTCGGCGCATGCGATCAGCGGTCTCTCCGGTGCACTGCAACGTTATCTCGCGGCGAGCGATGAAACGATTGCGAACATGCGTGTTCAAGCACGGGAAGACATTCGTGACTACACACCCGAGCGTTCCGCGGACGGTGCATTGCAAGCGATCCGATCCGCTCTTAGCAATCGCAAGCCC
- a CDS encoding sugar transferase gives MFSIFRKERRESLLRWRDETSLGRRRMLLLSSRQFDRELTRERLRATRRSIPFCLLTVELLTKAGSTRRHTAKQNRKLVDLLIRNLRVTDEKGILATFRYGILLVDTPEMGGRAVLDRLARLTNAAGLEVRLKLQVHDPNGFGDSDQDAEDTSNDRRSGNRRKDDPADSEADWVRLSSTSAETSNTTQSSSLTHNHLQSAIDDVALSVASQPADQPGMWIKRGIDIVGAGVGLLLTGPAILAAMAAIKMTDGGPAFFRQTREGMNGQPFTILKLRTMIVDAEKFQAELRAESHRDGPAFKISRDPRVTRVGHFLRATCLDELPQLINVLKGDMSLVGPRPLPWHESRACERWHRRRLDVRPGLTCTWQVNKAKAVTFDDWMRMDLRYIDQLGLFQDLRLIAQTVVVPVTGRGGE, from the coding sequence TTGTTTTCGATTTTTAGAAAAGAACGACGCGAAAGCTTGCTGCGATGGAGAGACGAAACGTCGCTCGGCCGCCGCCGCATGCTGCTGCTGTCGTCGCGGCAATTTGATCGCGAATTGACTCGCGAACGATTGCGTGCGACGCGTCGTTCCATCCCGTTCTGCCTGCTGACGGTCGAACTGCTAACCAAGGCCGGTTCGACTCGCCGCCACACGGCCAAGCAAAATCGCAAACTGGTCGATTTGCTAATCCGCAACCTTCGGGTCACCGACGAAAAAGGAATCCTGGCGACGTTCCGCTATGGCATCTTGCTGGTTGACACCCCGGAAATGGGCGGCCGCGCTGTCCTCGACCGCTTGGCACGTTTGACCAATGCGGCTGGTTTAGAGGTGCGTTTGAAGCTTCAAGTCCATGACCCCAACGGTTTTGGCGACAGCGACCAAGACGCCGAAGACACATCCAACGATCGCCGTAGCGGCAATCGCCGGAAAGACGACCCCGCCGACTCGGAAGCAGACTGGGTAAGGCTCTCATCCACATCGGCTGAAACCTCCAATACCACGCAATCGAGTTCACTCACCCACAATCATCTGCAATCCGCGATTGATGACGTGGCGCTCAGCGTTGCTTCGCAACCCGCGGATCAACCGGGCATGTGGATCAAACGCGGAATCGACATCGTCGGTGCCGGCGTGGGTCTGCTGCTCACCGGCCCCGCGATTCTGGCCGCCATGGCAGCCATCAAGATGACCGATGGCGGCCCAGCCTTCTTCCGCCAAACCCGTGAGGGCATGAACGGCCAACCGTTCACGATCTTGAAGTTACGAACGATGATCGTGGATGCGGAGAAATTCCAGGCGGAACTGCGAGCCGAAAGCCATCGCGATGGACCAGCGTTCAAAATTTCGCGAGACCCTCGTGTCACCCGCGTTGGCCACTTTTTGCGAGCAACGTGTTTGGACGAATTGCCGCAACTAATTAATGTGTTGAAAGGTGACATGTCATTGGTGGGCCCGCGCCCACTTCCGTGGCATGAAAGCCGAGCCTGTGAACGATGGCATCGCCGTCGCTTGGATGTCCGCCCCGGCCTGACTTGCACTTGGCAAGTCAACAAAGCCAAAGCGGTCACCTTCGACGATTGGATGCGGATGGATCTTCGTTACATCGACCAATTGGGCTTGTTCCAAGATCTACGCCTCATCGCTCAAACCGTCGTTGTGCCCGTTACGGGGCGTGGCGGCGAATAG
- a CDS encoding class I SAM-dependent methyltransferase: MLARVLEPEVEDFAADAAAYQAMDHREVNSKFVDDLLTGGAVGPRVIDLGCGPGGIVLELAERWERAADPTLIGFAPEQLEIMGVDYSVDMLGMAQMEIELASAQHLVFLQQIDLTDPDCFQEDLAQTIISNTVLHHLPDPATALAAALKALMPGGRLFIRDLYRPETEAEIERLVELHAGDSESAAAVSDSGVSIPPELAPSQLLRQSLWASLTLEEARQVVSKLGIPEDAVQMTSDRHWTLDWVHDGKIDSGGIEGTTGNGGSKLA; encoded by the coding sequence ATGTTAGCTCGTGTCCTCGAACCGGAAGTCGAAGATTTCGCGGCTGATGCTGCGGCCTACCAAGCGATGGATCACCGGGAGGTGAACAGCAAGTTCGTCGACGATCTGCTCACCGGGGGGGCGGTTGGTCCGCGAGTGATCGATCTGGGTTGTGGGCCGGGGGGGATTGTCTTGGAATTGGCGGAGCGGTGGGAACGGGCGGCGGATCCGACCCTGATTGGTTTCGCTCCCGAGCAGCTGGAGATCATGGGCGTTGATTACAGCGTCGACATGCTGGGCATGGCTCAGATGGAAATTGAATTGGCAAGCGCCCAGCACTTGGTGTTTCTGCAGCAGATCGACCTAACAGATCCAGACTGTTTCCAGGAGGATTTGGCACAAACAATCATCAGCAATACGGTGCTGCACCATTTGCCGGACCCCGCGACCGCGTTGGCGGCTGCTTTGAAAGCGTTGATGCCTGGCGGGCGATTGTTCATTCGCGATTTGTATCGTCCCGAGACGGAAGCAGAGATCGAGCGATTGGTCGAACTGCACGCGGGCGATTCTGAATCCGCGGCGGCGGTCAGCGATTCCGGCGTCTCAATTCCGCCAGAGCTGGCACCCTCGCAATTGCTGCGTCAATCCTTGTGGGCTTCGCTCACGTTGGAAGAGGCTCGTCAGGTGGTGTCGAAGTTGGGGATTCCCGAGGATGCGGTGCAGATGACCAGCGATCGCCACTGGACGCTGGACTGGGTGCATGATGGTAAGATCGACAGTGGTGGAATCGAAGGCACCACGGGAAACGGTGGTTCAAAACTGGCGTGA
- a CDS encoding thymidylate synthase has protein sequence MQGYLQLLDEVLHNGIDRDDRTGVGTRSLFGRQMRFDLADGFPLLTTKKLHIRSILHELLWFLRGDTNIGYLQENKVSIWDEWADEFGDLGPVYGHQWRSWEGANGETIDQIAWVENEIRTNPRSRRLVVSAWNVADVPKMKLPPCHLLFQFYVSGGRLSCQLYQRSADLFLGVPFNIASYAMLTSMMARTTGLEPGEFVHTLGDVHLYSNHFEQAREQLSRTPRSLPTFKIKRDVSTVTEFQFDDFELENYDPHPHIKAPVAV, from the coding sequence ATGCAAGGTTACCTGCAACTCCTCGACGAAGTCCTGCACAACGGGATCGATCGCGACGATCGAACGGGAGTTGGCACCCGCAGTCTCTTCGGACGCCAAATGCGGTTCGATTTGGCCGATGGGTTTCCGTTGTTGACCACGAAAAAACTGCACATTCGGTCAATTTTGCACGAGTTGTTGTGGTTCCTTCGCGGCGACACCAACATTGGGTATCTGCAAGAGAACAAGGTATCCATTTGGGACGAATGGGCTGACGAGTTTGGCGATCTCGGGCCCGTGTACGGACACCAATGGCGGAGCTGGGAAGGAGCCAACGGCGAGACGATTGACCAGATTGCTTGGGTCGAGAATGAGATCCGTACCAATCCTCGTTCCCGTCGGTTGGTGGTGTCGGCTTGGAATGTGGCCGACGTGCCAAAGATGAAGCTGCCCCCGTGTCATTTGCTGTTTCAGTTTTATGTGTCGGGTGGGCGGTTGTCCTGCCAGTTGTATCAGCGAAGTGCGGACTTGTTCCTGGGAGTGCCGTTCAACATTGCGAGCTATGCGATGTTGACATCGATGATGGCTCGCACGACGGGTTTAGAACCGGGTGAGTTCGTTCACACCTTGGGCGATGTCCATCTCTACAGCAACCATTTCGAGCAGGCTCGTGAGCAACTGAGTCGCACTCCCCGGTCGTTGCCGACTTTTAAAATCAAACGCGACGTTTCGACCGTCACAGAATTTCAGTTCGATGATTTTGAGCTTGAGAACTACGACCCGCACCCTCATA
- a CDS encoding GumC family protein — protein MVSRSASRSQPDPNSNSSASRLNGRSSNFSSGNWAPSIPAESWAMVTPAEVLRSFRRRLPSIVFTTLLVTVAVVALLVVWPNQYRSEGLMYVRLGRGALAVDPTTKATQSVSMQESRTAEVVSIGEMIGSREIAERAVDKIGVEQINQPRTWMDQAAKDVEEFLASDHALVSWLPKSEGKTVGELTAEQYEAQLEREQAIKKVSKAINVEIAKNGYTVAVAGKGDDPLLIQSIVQAVMDEYGRYHVQAHSVEGSESFFEKRAQESRDAALTARRTLQETRNEMGWLSAASAEETLRKRIIDLEAKLSTADSELAEAISQAEELRRQLDGTEEWVPIEVTLGIANAAGDQMRSQLYDVQIKDGEELARVSPNHPRYKLLQDKMQQSAQLAESERDEREERREAINPVYQELETQFQTVRAKAVGLQSRRDAINDRLASTQSDLKRLNADSTRLAELTWEAELAEETYRDHARSLEEARVNSELDELQMSDVSVIQDATLNLKKSGPMRGLLSVVGLLLGLSLGLLQAILRDSPVTSTGGSRADFSRSKADRARARTTTSDSPAETSEPDHLLDAPDSFETDDSESSEPVPAGSGTNPLTMNDTSGSYNAPVPR, from the coding sequence ATGGTGAGCCGATCCGCGAGCCGATCTCAACCTGACCCCAACTCGAACAGTTCAGCAAGCCGCCTGAACGGCCGTTCGTCCAACTTTTCTTCCGGCAACTGGGCGCCGTCGATCCCAGCTGAATCTTGGGCGATGGTGACTCCCGCCGAAGTCCTGCGGTCCTTTCGCCGCCGACTGCCCTCGATCGTGTTCACTACCCTGTTGGTGACCGTTGCCGTCGTCGCCTTGCTGGTTGTTTGGCCGAACCAGTACCGCAGTGAAGGATTGATGTATGTCCGCTTGGGCCGCGGCGCACTGGCCGTGGATCCAACCACCAAAGCAACCCAATCGGTCTCGATGCAGGAAAGCCGCACTGCGGAAGTCGTCAGCATCGGCGAAATGATTGGCAGCCGCGAAATCGCTGAACGCGCGGTCGACAAGATTGGCGTCGAACAAATCAATCAACCACGAACCTGGATGGACCAGGCCGCAAAGGACGTCGAGGAGTTCCTGGCCTCCGATCACGCGCTGGTGTCTTGGTTGCCAAAATCGGAAGGCAAAACAGTTGGCGAACTGACGGCGGAACAATACGAAGCACAACTCGAACGCGAACAGGCCATCAAAAAGGTTTCCAAAGCGATCAATGTGGAAATTGCCAAGAACGGATACACGGTCGCCGTGGCCGGGAAAGGCGATGACCCGTTGCTCATCCAGTCCATCGTGCAAGCCGTGATGGACGAGTACGGACGCTATCACGTTCAAGCTCACAGCGTCGAAGGATCGGAATCCTTCTTTGAAAAACGAGCTCAAGAAAGTCGCGATGCGGCACTCACCGCCCGTCGCACGCTTCAAGAAACCCGCAACGAGATGGGTTGGCTCAGCGCCGCTTCGGCGGAAGAAACCCTCCGGAAACGCATCATCGATCTGGAAGCCAAACTCAGCACGGCGGACAGCGAATTGGCGGAAGCGATCAGCCAAGCCGAAGAACTGCGTCGACAACTCGACGGCACGGAGGAATGGGTCCCCATCGAAGTCACCTTGGGCATCGCCAATGCCGCCGGTGACCAAATGCGAAGCCAGTTGTACGACGTTCAGATCAAAGACGGCGAAGAGCTGGCCCGCGTCAGCCCCAACCACCCTCGATACAAACTGCTGCAAGACAAGATGCAGCAGAGCGCCCAACTCGCAGAGTCCGAGCGAGACGAACGGGAAGAACGCCGCGAAGCCATCAACCCGGTCTACCAAGAACTCGAAACACAGTTTCAAACGGTTCGCGCGAAAGCCGTCGGTTTGCAAAGCCGCCGCGACGCGATCAATGACCGTCTGGCGTCCACGCAGTCCGACCTGAAACGCCTGAACGCGGACTCCACACGTCTGGCCGAACTGACCTGGGAAGCCGAATTGGCAGAAGAAACCTACCGCGATCATGCACGATCTTTGGAAGAAGCTCGCGTGAATTCGGAGCTGGATGAACTGCAAATGTCCGACGTCAGCGTGATCCAAGACGCCACGCTGAACCTAAAGAAATCAGGCCCCATGCGAGGCTTGCTCTCCGTGGTCGGCCTTCTGCTCGGACTGAGCCTTGGCTTACTCCAAGCCATCCTTCGCGACTCTCCGGTGACATCCACCGGCGGTTCACGTGCAGACTTTTCGCGTTCCAAAGCAGACCGGGCTCGCGCTCGAACAACCACTTCCGACTCCCCCGCCGAAACCTCCGAGCCAGACCACCTGTTGGACGCACCCGATTCATTCGAAACCGATGATTCGGAATCCAGCGAACCAGTGCCAGCCGGCTCCGGAACCAACCCACTCACCATGAATGACACCTCGGGATCGTACAACGCTCCCGTCCCGCGTTAG